The genomic DNA CGCCATACCATCAAAGAATACAGAATCAGACTTCTGAACTTCAACCAAGCTAAAGCGAGCTTCAAAACGCTCTGATTCGTTGCGAACAAAGCGAGGCCATAGGTCAGCACCAGGAATCAGCTCTTTTAGGTTTGATAGCATTTGACAGCCGTTACACACACCTAGAGAGAAGGTATCTTCACGGTTAAAGAAGCTTTCAAATTGGTCACGAGCTTGAGCATTGAAAAGGACAGACTTAGCCCAACCTTCACCCGCACCCAGTACGTCACCGTAAGAGAAGCCACCACAAGCCACAAGACCTTGGTACTCTTCTAGTACCGCTTTACCGGTTAAGATGTCGCTCATGTGGATATCCACAGAATCAAAACCTGCGCGGTCAAAGGCGGCGGCCATTTCTACGTGAGAGTTCACACCTTGCTCACGCAAAATAGCCATCTTAGGTTTCACGCCTGTTGCGATATATGGCGCTGCTACGTCTTCATTGACATCAAAGGTAAGCTCAACATTCAAGCCAGGGTCTGAGTTGTTTTTCTTCGCTGCAAACTCTTGGTCTGCACAAGCTGGGTTATCACGCAGTGCTTGCATCTTATGCGTAGTTTCAGCCCAGATAGTACGAAGCTCTGTACGAGAGCGCTGTACCACAGCATTACCGTTAGCAAAGATTTCAACGCTATCGGTTGCTTCGACAGTACCGATAACATGCGAACAAGCTTCTAGGCCATGTTCAGCAAGTACTGAACGCACTAGGTCAAGGTCGTCATTGCTAACCTGAACCACTGCGCCTAACTCTTCGTTAAATAGTACCGCTAGAGTATCTTCACCAAGCTCAGAGATATCCGCTTTCACGCCACAGTGACCCGCAAATGCCATTTCAGCCAGCGTTACCAATAAACCGCCATCGCCTTTATCGTGGTAAGCCACAAGCTTGTCATCACGAACTAGCGTTTGCATAGCATTAAAGAAGCCTTTTAGCTGCTCTGCGTTGTCAACATCTGCAGGCTTATCACCTAATTGTTTGTAAACTTGGGCAAGGGCTGTTGCGCCCATGCGGTTTTTACCGTTACCAAGATCAACCAATACTAGGCTTGATTCACCTTTATCAGTGCGAAGCTGAGGAGTTACAGTCTTACGAACATCTTCCACACGACCAAACGCAGTGATAACCAATGAAAGTGGAGAAGTCACTTCTTTGTCTTCGCCGTTTTCGTTCCATTTAGTCTTCATAGACATGGAATCTTTACCAACAGGGATCGTTAGACCCAGTGCAGGACAAAGCTCTTCACCTACCGCTTTAACCGCTTCGTAAAGACCTGCGTCTTCACCTGGGTGACCGGCTGGAGACATCCAGTTAGCCGAAAGCTTAATACGTTTAATATCGCCGATATCAGAACAGGCAATGTTTGTGAGTGACTCACCCACAGCTAGACGCGCAGAAGCGCCAAAGTCTAGAAGTGCAACCGGAGTACGCTCACCCATAGACATAGACTCGCCATGGTAAGAGTCGTAACTTGCTGCTGTTACTGCACAGTTCGCTACAGGTACCTGCCAAGGGCCAACCATTTGGTCACGAGCAACTAAGCCCGTTACACTGCGGTCACCAATGGTGATAAGGAAGGTTTTCTCAGCAACGGTTGGTAAACGAAGAACGCGATCAACGGCTTCGTTCAGTTCAATACCTTCACGATCAATTGCAGGACTATCCACTTTTAATGTTTTCACATCGCGGAACATCTTAGGTGTCTTACCTAACAATACGTCCATTGGCATATCAATTGGCGTGTTGTCGAAGTGAGAATCTTCTAGAGTCAGTTGACGCTCTTCGGTAGCAATACCCACCACCGCGTACGGTGCACGTTCACGCTTACAAATCGCATCAAAAGTGGCCATATGTTCATCAGCCACAGCCATTACGTAACGCTCTTGAGATTCGTTACACCAGATAGCCAGTGGGCTCATGCCCGGCTCATCGTTAGGCACGTCACGCAGTTGGAATTTACCACCACGTTCGCCATCATCAACCAATTCAGGGAGTGCGTTAGAGATACCACCTGCACCCACATCGTGAATGAATGCAATTGGGTTATCGTCACCTAACTGCCAACAGCCATCGATCACTTCCTGACAACGACGTTCCATCTCTGGGTTTTCACGCTGTACTGAAGCAAAATCGAGATCTTCTGCTGATTGACCAGACGCCATAGAAGATGCCGCGCCGCCACCAAGACCGATGTTCATCGCAGGACCGCCAAGAACAATCAGTTTAGCGCCAACTGGGATTTCTTTCTTCTGTACGTGCTCATCACGAATATTACCCATACCACCAGCAATCATGATTGGCTTGTGGTAACCACGGATTTCTTCACCGGCGTGAGAGGTCACTTTTTCTTCGTAAGTACGGAAGTAACCTAGAAGGTTTGGACGACCAAATTCGTTGTTGAATGCCGCGCCGCCTAGCGGGCCTTCAGTCATAATATCCAACGCTGTTACAATGCGACCTGGCTTACCAAAGTCGGTTTCCCATGGTTGTTCAAAACCAGGAATACGTAGGTTGGACGTGGTAAAGCCCACTAAACCTGCTTTTGGCTTACCGCCGATACCTGTTGCGCCTTCATCACGGATTTCACCGCCAGAACCGGTAGAAGCACCAGGCCAAGGAGAAATAGCCGTTGGGTGGTTATGCGTCTCTACCTTCATCAAGATGTGTGCATCTTCATGGTTGTAAGAGTACTGACGAGTTTCAGGATTAGGGAAGAAACGACCCACTTTAGAACCTTCCATTACCGCAGCATTATCTTTATAAGCAGACAATACGTGGTCAGGAGTCACTTCCATGGTGTTCTTGATCATTTTGAACAAAGACTTGTCTTGAGCGACGCCATCGATTGTCCAATCTGCATTAAAGATTTTGTGACGACAGTGCTCTGAGTTTGCTTGAGCAAACATCATCAGTTCGATGTCATTTGGATTACGGCCTAGCGTATTAAAGCTATCGACAAGGTAATCGATTTCATCTTCTGCTAACGCCAGACCTAAAGTGATGTTCGCTTCAGCAAGGGCTTTACGGCCACCTGTAAGCACATCAACAACGGTATGTGGCGCAGGTTCTGCAACCGTAAACAAAGCGGAAGCTTGGTCCATTTCATTGAAAACCACTTCCATCATGCGGTCATGAATCAATGCTTTTACTGCTTTCAGTTGCGCTTCATCTAGCTGAGTCGATGTTTCAACATAATAAGCGGTACCACGCTCTAAGCGTTTAACTGTGTTCAATCCACAGTTATGAGCAATGTCAGTAGACTTAGATGACCATGGGGAGATAGTACCTGGACGAGGCGTCACAAGCAGCAAAGTGCCTTGGGGTTCATGTTCTTCGATTGTTGGACCATAAGTAAGCAGTTTTTCAAGCTTATCAGTCTCTGAGGCATCGAGCTCTGCACTCACATCTGCAAAATGCATAAACTCAGCATAAATACCGGTTACTGGCAGGTCTTGTTCACGACAAAGTTCTAGTAATTTTTGTACACGAAACTCAGAAAGAGCTGGGGAACCACGCAAAATTCTCATGTGCTTAGGTCTCTTTGATGATGGATTAAAGATAATATTCAAATAAAAACAATCACTTAAAGCATTAAATTGCTATTATTTCAATATTAACCCTGTTGATTCGGGCGTATTATAAAGCAATTCTTTTTGTGAAGTAACACAAAAAGCAACCGTTTGCGCAAATTTTTGCGTCACACGCCCTCAGCAGAAATGATAAGCGAGTTTTTTTTGTTGCAAGTAACATTCATCAATCCCTAGGACTGTTTCACTTCCCCAGTGATAAGCGGTTTGATATAAAGGACTATTATTCAGGTTCATTTCTCTTTGTTATTGGAGTTGCCCAACACTATGCGCACGTCAGTGTTCACTAAATTTTATACATTGGCTTTATCGCTAGTGGCCTTATTGTTGATAAGTGGCTGTCAATATGACAGCAACAGCAAAAGTGAGCTACAACAAATAAAAGAACGAGGCGTATTGCGTGTCGGGACTCTTAACAACCAACTTTCTTATTATATTGGTCCTGATGGCCCAACGGGTATGGAGTACGACTTAGCGTCTAAATTTGCCAAAGAGCTTGGCGTTCGCTTAGAAATTAAACCCGCATACCGCCTTTCAGAGCTTTTCCCTGCTCTAAAAAATGGTGAAATCGATATTGTAGCGGCCGGTT from Vibrio rarus includes the following:
- the purL gene encoding phosphoribosylformylglycinamidine synthase, producing MRILRGSPALSEFRVQKLLELCREQDLPVTGIYAEFMHFADVSAELDASETDKLEKLLTYGPTIEEHEPQGTLLLVTPRPGTISPWSSKSTDIAHNCGLNTVKRLERGTAYYVETSTQLDEAQLKAVKALIHDRMMEVVFNEMDQASALFTVAEPAPHTVVDVLTGGRKALAEANITLGLALAEDEIDYLVDSFNTLGRNPNDIELMMFAQANSEHCRHKIFNADWTIDGVAQDKSLFKMIKNTMEVTPDHVLSAYKDNAAVMEGSKVGRFFPNPETRQYSYNHEDAHILMKVETHNHPTAISPWPGASTGSGGEIRDEGATGIGGKPKAGLVGFTTSNLRIPGFEQPWETDFGKPGRIVTALDIMTEGPLGGAAFNNEFGRPNLLGYFRTYEEKVTSHAGEEIRGYHKPIMIAGGMGNIRDEHVQKKEIPVGAKLIVLGGPAMNIGLGGGAASSMASGQSAEDLDFASVQRENPEMERRCQEVIDGCWQLGDDNPIAFIHDVGAGGISNALPELVDDGERGGKFQLRDVPNDEPGMSPLAIWCNESQERYVMAVADEHMATFDAICKRERAPYAVVGIATEERQLTLEDSHFDNTPIDMPMDVLLGKTPKMFRDVKTLKVDSPAIDREGIELNEAVDRVLRLPTVAEKTFLITIGDRSVTGLVARDQMVGPWQVPVANCAVTAASYDSYHGESMSMGERTPVALLDFGASARLAVGESLTNIACSDIGDIKRIKLSANWMSPAGHPGEDAGLYEAVKAVGEELCPALGLTIPVGKDSMSMKTKWNENGEDKEVTSPLSLVITAFGRVEDVRKTVTPQLRTDKGESSLVLVDLGNGKNRMGATALAQVYKQLGDKPADVDNAEQLKGFFNAMQTLVRDDKLVAYHDKGDGGLLVTLAEMAFAGHCGVKADISELGEDTLAVLFNEELGAVVQVSNDDLDLVRSVLAEHGLEACSHVIGTVEATDSVEIFANGNAVVQRSRTELRTIWAETTHKMQALRDNPACADQEFAAKKNNSDPGLNVELTFDVNEDVAAPYIATGVKPKMAILREQGVNSHVEMAAAFDRAGFDSVDIHMSDILTGKAVLEEYQGLVACGGFSYGDVLGAGEGWAKSVLFNAQARDQFESFFNREDTFSLGVCNGCQMLSNLKELIPGADLWPRFVRNESERFEARFSLVEVQKSDSVFFDGMAGSRMPIAVSHGEGRVEVKDTAHLNAIENSGTVALRYVDNLGNATSQYPNNPNGSPNAITGLTTADGKVTIMMPHPERVFRTVANSWAPESWGEDSAWMRMFRNVRKNIG